In a genomic window of Fibrobacter sp.:
- a CDS encoding trypsin-like peptidase domain-containing protein, whose amino-acid sequence MMIRLIGIILAFAVMASAEGFHNGTGFFVNSEYIVTAYHVVEDYDYNCYYDIQNDSCYKVHIVDYDKERDIVLLKLDEEPVEMPRVCRIAHSELPVGEKLTSYGYVEPFLDHDLTVIPMNIRVQYRYDGDYSYYRMTGTLQLGMSGGPNFTTDGRIGGVSKSISTMERNTSNLVKSTEVIRFLRKNGVQEYPNTKNVKKCVISIVNSKKVFRSAHDEWGV is encoded by the coding sequence ATGATGATACGGCTAATCGGTATCATCCTTGCGTTTGCGGTCATGGCTTCTGCGGAAGGGTTTCACAACGGCACGGGGTTCTTTGTCAACTCAGAGTACATCGTGACTGCGTATCATGTCGTAGAGGATTACGACTACAATTGTTATTACGATATCCAGAACGATTCGTGCTATAAGGTACATATCGTTGATTACGATAAGGAAAGAGACATTGTTCTGTTGAAGCTGGACGAGGAACCTGTTGAAATGCCTAGGGTATGTCGTATCGCACACTCGGAATTGCCTGTCGGGGAAAAACTCACCTCGTATGGCTACGTTGAACCGTTTCTTGACCATGATTTGACCGTTATCCCTATGAACATCCGTGTTCAATATCGTTACGACGGTGATTATAGTTATTATCGCATGACTGGAACTCTGCAGCTTGGCATGTCTGGCGGGCCAAATTTTACAACGGATGGTCGAATTGGTGGAGTGAGCAAGTCGATATCGACAATGGAGAGGAATACCAGCAACCTGGTTAAGTCTACTGAAGTAATTCGTTTCCTTCGTAAGAATGGTGTACAGGAATATCCGAACACCAAGAATGTCAAAAAATGTGTTATCAGCATCGTGAACAGTAAGAAAGTATTCAGGTCTGCTCATGATGAATGGGGGGTGTAA
- a CDS encoding trypsin-like peptidase domain-containing protein, producing the protein MTTLKHALILIIGILATSVFAEIVPTYMTEADSGKADTVHMKTTQISGTGIAFNEHYIVTTGDVARNAEKLAAIVVMINNTPVVARVEHSVDTVFDKSVNEYLNAAIIQVDNSVSLTACKIEDRAVKVGEPVTVTGFLETNPKVQVKAFPAKVVADSTFPHYFAHALNVRLPGGFSGAAISRHGKVIGMTFGNSTRKENTSFFYDGMLISQYIMHKNKPTTTDVSKCTYQVRSYVPVE; encoded by the coding sequence ATGACGACTCTGAAACACGCACTCATCCTCATTATCGGCATCTTGGCAACTTCCGTGTTCGCCGAGATTGTACCCACCTACATGACAGAAGCCGACTCGGGAAAGGCTGATACTGTACATATGAAGACCACCCAGATATCTGGGACAGGCATCGCATTCAACGAGCACTACATCGTCACTACAGGAGACGTTGCACGCAATGCTGAGAAGCTTGCCGCAATTGTCGTGATGATAAATAACACACCCGTTGTAGCAAGGGTGGAACACTCTGTTGATACTGTTTTTGATAAGAGCGTAAACGAGTACCTAAACGCTGCAATCATTCAGGTTGACAATAGTGTATCACTAACCGCATGCAAAATCGAAGATAGGGCTGTCAAAGTGGGTGAACCAGTCACGGTTACAGGATTCCTTGAAACCAACCCCAAAGTTCAAGTAAAGGCTTTTCCTGCAAAAGTCGTTGCCGACTCGACATTCCCTCATTACTTCGCACATGCACTGAATGTACGGTTGCCAGGTGGGTTCAGTGGTGCCGCAATTTCCCGTCATGGAAAAGTAATTGGAATGACATTCGGAAACAGCACACGCAAAGAAAATACATCATTCTTCTACGATGGCATGTTAATATCGCAGTATATCATGCACAAGAACAAGCCAACCACGACAGACGTATCAAAATGTACGTATCAAGTACGAAGCTATGTCCCCGTAGAATAA
- a CDS encoding trypsin-like peptidase domain-containing protein, with protein sequence MIRLIVIILAFVAMTFADGMRNGTGFFVNSEYIVTAYHVVDTYEHVCYYDIQNDSCYQVHLVDYDLESDLAL encoded by the coding sequence ATGATACGGCTAATCGTCATCATCCTTGCTTTCGTCGCCATGACTTTCGCCGACGGCATGCGTAACGGAACTGGGTTCTTCGTTAACAGCGAGTACATCGTGACCGCATATCATGTGGTGGACACGTATGAACATGTCTGTTATTACGATATTCAGAACGATTCGTGCTACCAGGTTCATCTCGTGGATTACGACTTGGAGTCAGACCTCGCTCTGTAG
- a CDS encoding fused MFS/spermidine synthase, translating into MNILVYFLFALSGFAGLIYEGSWARYLKLFLGHASYGQVLTLCIYMGGLAIGSFIAGKMVEWVKRPLLGYAAVELAIGIGGLVYHPLYNLLTGFFFDSEWIAGLGFTGAEITKVVLATGSTLPIAIAVGMTFPFIAAGLLRKSGQELSLPMLYFTNSLGSAIGILVTSYLLIPELGNHATLCVAASINFLLAAVFGYIGFATSPNKEDDEDDVADVGADRATAGSESSTAGSNRAAEPLNVDYVAEHKLPMPPKNTWLWIAAITGLTSFVYEIVWIRLLSLLMGSSSHSFDQMLSAFILGLAIGSAVSGKLLKKDSLVILSLAQIFMAFFALCTLYFHKPFWGMMNEANQIFNTTADGYICWSLFKYALSVLWMVPTSFFAGMTLPLITVILTRAFKSEAPIGKVYGWNTVGSIIGSAGGGLILLPFLQLKGALVLAAVLDFAIGFVLLVVYRKKFRYSVPFYLVAALMVLPSIFVNFDPHLITSGAFRAYKNLHPDEKIVVKDGKTATISFHESDVHWYIKTNGKADASMSKDRKHPIEGDELTQAATAFMPMAVRSEPYDAGMVGFGSGMGAHYLLADPLLKDFDCVEIEDEMMNLARGFYPWNARGYDDPRIHIYIDDAQTFFLTNRRKYDLLISVPSNPWVSGVASLFSHEFYAKMRRYMKPGGLWVQWIQTYEFNDQLFLNILKALDVVFPYVSLYRAPEEPDIIIIASDQPVIQKNIGRFSTDPVLVAEFERIHREPDFFGEQNFLFTSKMVRPMMENIQPNSIFTPIVDNKAEEARFVHSNAHIVQVFDSCEVCWPEYLDSADYALRRPAKVKAMMQNKDTYRENALLAYLVRTDSLMRAGAQPQAAQDTSGVASSGNNVVPASNNNVIPAPEPESGALAQKPRFMVAEATPEWKKFREEYIEWVRGIPMEARDTNAVYVKVRDLVNAGVFPASFVDEFNILETARAKDYATAAKLVADFYEKYEIKNMDEFFLRNVAVISFLAREPELANALYKDAIRRHEDIPAVEKLLIEKEIVRLRREQTRKNMGM; encoded by the coding sequence ATGAACATCCTAGTCTATTTTCTCTTTGCGCTTTCGGGTTTTGCAGGCCTCATTTACGAAGGTTCCTGGGCCCGCTACCTCAAGCTTTTCTTGGGCCACGCCAGCTACGGCCAGGTGCTCACGCTGTGCATTTACATGGGCGGTCTTGCCATCGGTAGTTTTATTGCGGGCAAGATGGTGGAATGGGTAAAGCGGCCCCTGCTTGGCTATGCGGCGGTGGAACTGGCCATCGGTATTGGCGGCCTGGTTTACCACCCGCTCTACAACCTGCTTACGGGCTTCTTCTTCGACAGCGAATGGATTGCGGGCCTGGGCTTTACCGGCGCCGAGATTACCAAGGTGGTGCTGGCTACGGGTTCTACGCTCCCCATCGCCATTGCGGTGGGCATGACTTTCCCCTTTATTGCGGCGGGGCTCCTGCGCAAGAGCGGTCAGGAACTTTCGCTTCCCATGCTCTACTTTACCAACAGCCTGGGTTCTGCCATTGGCATTCTGGTGACCAGTTACTTGCTGATCCCTGAACTGGGTAACCACGCCACCCTCTGCGTGGCGGCTTCTATCAACTTCTTGCTGGCGGCGGTTTTCGGCTACATCGGGTTTGCCACGTCTCCCAACAAGGAAGACGACGAGGACGATGTTGCGGATGTTGGTGCGGACCGTGCCACGGCTGGTTCGGAAAGTTCCACGGCAGGTTCAAACCGTGCCGCCGAGCCCCTGAACGTCGATTACGTTGCCGAGCACAAGCTGCCCATGCCGCCCAAGAACACCTGGCTCTGGATTGCGGCCATTACGGGGCTTACCTCCTTCGTTTACGAGATTGTCTGGATACGCCTGCTGAGCCTCTTGATGGGCAGTTCCAGCCACAGCTTCGACCAGATGCTTTCGGCTTTCATTCTGGGGCTTGCCATCGGAAGCGCCGTCAGCGGAAAACTTTTGAAAAAAGATTCCTTGGTCATCCTTTCCCTGGCCCAGATTTTCATGGCGTTTTTCGCCCTGTGCACGCTCTACTTCCACAAGCCCTTCTGGGGCATGATGAACGAGGCGAACCAGATTTTCAATACCACCGCCGACGGCTATATCTGCTGGAGCCTTTTCAAGTATGCCCTTTCCGTTTTGTGGATGGTGCCTACCAGTTTCTTTGCGGGCATGACGCTCCCGCTCATCACGGTGATTCTCACCCGGGCCTTCAAGAGCGAAGCCCCCATCGGCAAGGTTTACGGCTGGAATACGGTGGGCTCTATCATCGGTTCGGCAGGTGGCGGCCTGATTCTCTTGCCGTTCTTGCAGTTGAAGGGCGCCCTGGTGCTTGCCGCCGTGCTGGACTTTGCCATCGGCTTTGTGCTGCTGGTGGTCTATCGTAAAAAGTTCCGCTACAGCGTGCCTTTCTACCTGGTGGCGGCCCTGATGGTTCTGCCTTCCATCTTTGTGAATTTTGACCCGCACCTCATTACCTCCGGGGCGTTCCGTGCCTACAAGAACCTGCACCCCGACGAAAAGATTGTGGTGAAGGACGGAAAGACGGCCACCATCAGTTTCCACGAGTCCGATGTGCATTGGTACATCAAGACCAACGGCAAGGCCGACGCCAGCATGAGCAAGGACCGCAAGCACCCCATCGAAGGGGATGAACTGACCCAGGCGGCTACGGCGTTCATGCCCATGGCGGTGCGCTCCGAGCCCTACGACGCGGGCATGGTGGGATTTGGCTCCGGCATGGGCGCTCATTACCTGCTGGCCGACCCGCTGCTAAAGGACTTTGACTGCGTGGAAATCGAGGACGAAATGATGAATCTTGCCCGCGGGTTCTACCCCTGGAACGCCCGCGGCTACGACGACCCCCGCATCCACATTTACATCGACGACGCCCAGACGTTTTTCCTGACCAACCGCCGCAAGTACGACCTGCTGATCAGCGTGCCCAGCAACCCCTGGGTCAGCGGCGTGGCGAGCCTTTTCAGTCACGAGTTCTACGCCAAGATGCGCCGCTACATGAAACCCGGCGGACTTTGGGTCCAGTGGATCCAGACCTACGAATTCAACGACCAGCTGTTCCTGAACATCTTGAAGGCACTGGACGTGGTGTTCCCCTATGTGAGCCTGTACCGCGCTCCCGAAGAACCCGACATCATCATTATCGCAAGCGACCAGCCGGTAATCCAGAAGAACATTGGGCGGTTCAGCACCGACCCCGTGCTGGTGGCGGAATTCGAGCGCATCCACCGGGAACCTGACTTCTTTGGTGAACAGAACTTCCTGTTCACCTCCAAGATGGTCCGGCCCATGATGGAAAACATCCAGCCCAACAGCATCTTCACGCCCATCGTGGATAACAAGGCCGAAGAGGCCCGCTTCGTGCATTCCAACGCCCATATTGTGCAGGTGTTCGACAGCTGCGAAGTCTGCTGGCCCGAATACCTGGACAGCGCCGACTATGCGCTTCGCAGGCCCGCCAAGGTCAAGGCCATGATGCAGAACAAGGATACCTACCGCGAAAACGCACTGCTCGCCTACCTAGTCCGTACGGATTCCCTGATGCGCGCAGGTGCCCAGCCACAAGCTGCGCAGGATACTAGTGGTGTCGCATCCTCCGGCAACAACGTCGTTCCGGCCTCCAACAACAACGTCATTCCGGCCCCCGAGCCGGAATCTGGCGCCCTGGCGCAAAAGCCCCGCTTTATGGTGGCCGAGGCCACGCCCGAATGGAAAAAGTTCCGCGAAGAATACATCGAGTGGGTGAGGGGCATTCCTATGGAAGCCCGCGACACCAACGCCGTCTATGTGAAGGTCCGCGACCTGGTGAACGCAGGGGTGTTTCCCGCCTCCTTTGTAGATGAATTCAACATCCTGGAAACGGCTCGTGCCAAGGACTATGCGACGGCTGCCAAACTGGTGGCGGATTTCTACGAAAAGTACGAAATCAAGAACATGGACGAATTCTTCCTCCGGAACGTCGCCGTCATATCGTTCCTTGCCCGTGAACCCGAACTGGCCAACGCCCTGTACAAGGATGCCATCCGGCGTCACGAAGATATCCCGGCCGTGGAAAAACTCCTCATCGAAAAGGAAATCGTCCGCCTCCGCCGGGAACAGACCCGCAAGAACATGGGGATGTAG